The window GCCTGTCGATCATTGGCTTAGCGAACAACAAACCAAGCTTTGTTATAATAAAAATAAGTTAGTCGATAGTCAACACTAAGATATTTGGCTGATAATCATCCAACAAAAGGCatacacttaggctatgttcacactttgcgttttcacctgcgtttccgctgcttttagagtcagttttgaactgcagcgtttttgtgcccaaatgcatgcgttttgattttccattaaagtcaatgagaaatcttgaattcttgtacacactttgcgtttacaaacgcatgtcaaaatttgcataagtttggtcaaaaaccatgcgttcagaaaaggaccctgtcaattgtttttgcctttttaGTTACGTTTTCatcacattgaagtcaatgagaaacgtaCTAAATGAACTTTTGTCAAAATTTCATCCGTCTCATATGCGTTTCATAGTCATATGAATTGCGTTTTGAAAATCATGAACACAACTATGTAAATTCACCAATGACCACCCAAATAGTTAATTTTGCGTCACATCCGCTTAACAATAAATTGATCCATGTGCAAACAAGTTTGCTGCACAGATCAGAAACATTGTGTGGTTGCTCCATCAAAGCAGACTATAATATACAACATGACTTGGTATAAGCGCTTGAGATTGGATGTCTCCAAACTTATTAGTCTGGtaagttgttttatttatttatgataTTAAATGTGTAATCTCCTAAAATTGGAAGATTTTGATAATATACacgatattatatttatttttaaaatatcaaatagaataatattatatttatttttaaattttttcgcTAACTTAAGGTTGAATCAATGCCATGTTTATGGGATCCCACGTCGCCTGAGTACATGCAAAAAAACAAACGTGACGAAAGCTGGTTATTGATCTGTCAAGAATTATATCCCCAATGGCATGAGGCAAATAAAAGCCTCCAAACTAAGATTGGTATGTGTTTAATTGCAATTTGAATCCTAATCTTCATTAAATATGTTACATtttagaaaaaaagttttaaattaaattTTCTTTAAATACATAGAAAATGATGTACGGAAGCGATGGAGATCAGTCCGTGACAGATTCAATAAAATCAGATTTGAACCTGGTAAAAGTGGATCCTCGCCAGTTAAACCAAATTTTATTTATTATAATGATTTGAAATTCTTAAGTTCTGGCCGCGTTTTAAGACCGTAAGTGttaatttttttcaaaattttatatatattaaatgaagaacaaaaacaaaaattatgaaaatacattttttagtaAAAtgcactaatttaaaaaaaatattatttttattttttaatacaaaataaaGGACCGACGGAAATATCGCTCCGAAAAAGAACATGGATAGATCACAAGATAATATCAATCCTGCACAAATACAACCAGCCATTGAGGAAGAAATTAATACCGAACAAACACATCTGGAGTCTGATGTTGAAACCAGATCATTGGAACCATCTGTTTCCAATACAAATCAAGATCCCCAACCTGTGAGTTATCAgaaagcaaaaggaaaaaaaaaaaatattccaagcaATAAAGAAATAAACCAAGATCAATTAACAAATCAAACTATTGAAATATTAAAATCAGCAACCCAAGATGATGAGTTTGACAATTTTGCCATTAGTGTCGCTTTTCGTTTAAGAAAattacctgaaaaaaaaaaaacctctgcatGTATGACTGCTATCTGTGGTTTATTGGCCTGTTTTGAGGATGAAGGTAAATTTCCAACAGGTGGTGAAATAGTTCATCTTTGTGAAAAAACATTTGAACAGAAAAACAACCCATTAGTTCTAACTCAGTCACAACCACAtttccaaacaaacaaacaaagagtTGGTTTGTATTCTGAATGTCCGGATACATATTCTGCCCAAAATATACAACCTTATAACCCTATGAAACAAAGCAAAGAATATTCTCAATCTATTAGTGAGAATTATCACACAACTAATATTGTGAGAAATAGACCAAACGAACAAATGTCTGGTTTTTACACAAATGAATTATTTTCACAGCCATGATTTagtcatttttgtttttatttttttgcaaaaaggtttttttctcaaaacaaaaattaaaaaaaaaaaattgcatgtgcaAAATGTAAATTTAATTATGATGTTAAAGCATTTTCATTTGAATTAAAGATAGGATGATTTTGGTTTAGTATTTTGCAAACAAAAATACATAAACCATACTTATTATTAATACAACAATGGAAAAAAAGTATACTCTTTGTTGGCTTTGCTTTTTCGTGCATTTGTTTGATGATATTGAAAAAATAAATGTCATCCCTTTAAACCAAAAAACTTTTGAAACATTTAATTGTTATTTTGCGGTTCAGCACCAACTGCACGGTATTGCCAAGTTAAGGCACCAACATCACTCATGAAATAATCTGTGAATTGATCTCTCACTGATACTCCTAAATTATTTAATCGACCAGATATTGAAGGACAAGGATGAAAGTTTAATGGTATTTCTTCCTCGTTAATTTCAAATCTGTATTTTCGcaaaaaattatgtagaacacaaCAACTTTTAATAACAAAATCAACTGTTGATACATTTAATTGGATTGGGGTATGTAGAATTCGCCATTGGCTACTCATTATTCCAAATGTGCATTCTACATATCTCCTTGCCCGGCTCAATCTGTAATTGAATATGCGGCGGGGAACATCTAATCCTCGTCTTGGAAATGGACGTAGGAGATTTGGTAAAAGTGGAAAAGCTTCATCTGCCACAAAAACATAAGGGAAAGTAATTTCTGAGCCTGGTATTGGTGCAGGGGCAGGTATGATTTCAGAGTTATAAATTAATTGTATTCCGATTTGCGAATTTCGCAGTACACGTGAATCACCTGTACTTCCATGGGCACCCACATCAATTGCTATAAAATTATATTTTGAATCAGCAACTGCCATTAAATTTAtcgaaaaaaattttttataattaaaaaaattagaGCCAGAACGTGGAGGCTGCTGGATTCTgatgtgcttgccatcaattgcTCCAATACAATTTGGAAAATTTGCTATATTAGAAAAATCATCAGCAATCTGGATTAAACTTTCTTCTGTAGGGGTAGGCATTACAATAGGTTGTAGGGTTTCCCATATTGCTTGACATGTTTCTTTAATTATTCCAGAAATTGTGCTTTTGCCAAGTCGGAATTGTAAATGTAGTGAAGAGAAATTTTCACCTGTAGCCAGGAATCTGTAATgtcaaataataatattttattttttgcgaGATAAATATGTGATTTAATATTGTTATCAAATCAAATTTTTAGCAAAAATATATACCTCAAAGTAACAAGAAGTCTCTGTTCTGCAGATATTGCTTGACGCATATATGTGTCAGCGTGGGTAATTTTCGGTCTTAATAATGTCAGTAATTCATCAAAACCTTGTTGAGGGAGCCGGCAAAATGCTATGAATTTGTCATCAAATCTGAGTATAATAAGGTATATGAAATATTAATTAATTTTACTGTTCTAATTATGTTAAAAAtttaagagtaaaaaaaaaaaaaaatattaaaaaaaataaaaaaaaaaatgaaaatatacttTCGTAAATCCGCATATAAGAGAGCAAAATGCCCTTTGACATCACGATCCTGTAACAGGGGATGTACCCACATTCCTCTTGTCGTCTGCTGCTGTTGGTACTAAAATAAATATATTATGGGTTATATTTTAGAATTTAggtaaaaattattttaataaattaaaACAAATACCTGTAGGCTTCGTCTACGATTTAATAGCATCAAAATTAGTAATAAGCGATGCCTTTGCGACCTCCTTAAACGAAAATTCTGTAAAGTATTTGGCATATTCCAAACGAAGTAAAATAGCAGAGAAGCAGACTTTATGATCAAAGtcggaaatgacatcagtagatctctattttggcttttttttattcTAAATAGACCCAAAACAACAATCAACTTTATTGCCAATAGTTAAGATGTGACAAACGCAGCAAGATTTTAGGTTCGGAAACGCAGGATAGTACATATATAAACGCTTGGTAAACGTAAGTTCTGAGCTTCGGAAACGTTAGGCAAACTGATGCGTTTAGGATGCATGTTGTGGCAAAAAGCCAAAAAGGCAAAAACATTATTGTTCTAAAACTTACGTTTTGAaacgcaagtaggacgacgcaaagtgcgcacatagccttattgctgTCTTACCTGAAGGGAAGATAGGTATTTGGCTGCGTAAGATCTAAGATTTGGCCGGGTGTGTAGTTAGACACAGTACAATGATCACAGGAATAGATGCAGTTAGCATTTAATAACCGCGCAGCTGGGAAAACAGTAAACTGATCCACTGATCTGCGATGGCACAAAGTCACGTTTCACTTTTCATATTAGATTCAATGACTGTTCCTCATAGAGTAATAGACATATCGTTCGGTGCCCTTATGTTTTAACTTAGGATTTTGAACTTAGAAAGTATTTTAAAAACAGGAAAGGGAACCACATATTCCCAATGTGAATTAAAAtacaattgtttttggggttttttgtttgtttttttgtattttttatgtgcGATTTTACTGTATTGGCTCCATAACCACTCTGCACCCATCTTAAGAATTCTAAAAGACCATCCACGAATTAGTCATTTTCATTCTTCCTGCAAGTTCAACATGGACTATATAAACCAGTATGCCCTGGATGGACTTGTATTGTGGGAAGGCACATTTAGGGGAGCATCAGTATGACATACTGTACCTCACAATTTTTGAAAAATACAAAGAGGGACAAATTATGCAATACTCATAAACCACCATGGAAAATTTTGACCACGCTCCTAGCTACACCCaaagccacacccatttgccatttctttctaCCATGGCAGTAAAAGATGTGAGAGGGGTGGTGGCCATGATGGACAGTGGTACTTGGTGGCTAGATGGGAGGCCagcaaatctcttaccttctggcTCACATTTTGCTATTCCAGAAGTGGTGTAACTTCATCTGCGCATCCTGCTCATCTTTAGTTGGTACCTGTGGATTTCATTTATTCATTCtttcattcatagttgtagcagTCAGAACGTTCTCATTTTTATGTAGCCTCACCATATGACATCTGGCTTTTTTGTGTTTGTGAGGCCTTGTTGACATGTTGCATAAATCCTGTGTGTTTTGCTTTCTGAAGCTGTCCGCacaaaactacacaataacaatcttctctgattattgcattcttgctgcattttttatgcctttttcccattatttcatgcgtttttggtgcagatgtgaagttgCATTTTTAAGTGCTTTTATAGCACAGAAaagcttttagggtatgtgcgcacgttgctttttacctgctttttacctgcttttttgctgctttttcttctgcgctgtttaatgccaaaatggttgtgttcttctattcaagcaaagtctatgggaatttgggtttcttgttcacactatgttgttcaaaatgctgcctttttgtggcagaactttggtcaaaaactcagctttgcagtgcaaaacccaaatggcaaaaacaattgacatgttgcttctttgaaaagctgagtttttgaccaaagttctgccacaaaaaggcagcattttgaacaacatagtgtgaacaagaaacccaaattcccatagactttgcttgaatagaagaacacatccattttggcattaaacagcgcagaagaaaaagcagcaaaaaagcaggtaaaaagcaggtaaaaagcaacgtgcgcacatacccttattctgCACTTAAGGCCTctgttccacttgtgcat is drawn from Anomaloglossus baeobatrachus isolate aAnoBae1 chromosome 3, aAnoBae1.hap1, whole genome shotgun sequence and contains these coding sequences:
- the LOC142297236 gene encoding uncharacterized protein LOC142297236; this translates as MTWYKRLRLDVSKLISLVESMPCLWDPTSPEYMQKNKRDESWLLICQELYPQWHEANKSLQTKIENDVRKRWRSVRDRFNKIRFEPGKSGSSPVKPNFIYYNDLKFLSSGRVLRPTDGNIAPKKNMDRSQDNINPAQIQPAIEEEINTEQTHLESDVETRSLEPSVSNTNQDPQPVSYQKAKGKKKNIPSNKEINQDQLTNQTIEILKSATQDDEFDNFAISVAFRLRKLPEKKKTSACMTAICGLLACFEDEGKFPTGGEIVHLCEKTFEQKNNPLVLTQSQPHFQTNKQRVGLYSECPDTYSAQNIQPYNPMKQSKEYSQSISENYHTTNIVRNRPNEQMSGFYTNELFSQP